The following coding sequences lie in one Kryptolebias marmoratus isolate JLee-2015 linkage group LG5, ASM164957v2, whole genome shotgun sequence genomic window:
- the klhl38a gene encoding kelch-like protein 38, producing the protein MAVRRQDIFSFKDPELPCHLLGQLNILRQERILTDVLLCTEHQEIPCHRNVLVSSSPYFRAMFCNNFLESSQARVNLKGISSSVLVGIVDYVYTGCVAITMEIVLPLMQAASMLHYGGLFEACSMFLQEQLSPENCLSMIRLSEILHCESLRDRAKEMAVRCFSDVAATEDFCELSLPELMCYLEDDRLCAEEEQVFETLLAWIHHDPFSRRGAIHDLFKKVRLRYIHPTYLFQFIANDPLVQSSTLCTEIIESVRRLMLTASTKCSRELKPLWTTPRRYTCRETLVVVGGRKNNEQTSREALLYDERTQRWQWLAKLPLRLYKAAYVCIHSILYVLGGLSLCMASGDSSVSATVYTLSLKTNQWRTAEPMLEPRFAHQSVSYLHFIFVLGGIGVDKRISQSVERYNSMFNQWEAMAPMPTAVLHPAVAASDQRIYVFGGEDAMQNPVRLIQVYHISRNLWSRLETRTVKNVCAPAAVIEDKIYIIGGYTRRMIAYDTKANKFVKCENLKERRMHHSATVINNKLYVTGGRILNCHDVIEDSDCFECYDPKTDVWTSKGSLPYKLFDHGSLPLVCVSNRPNPP; encoded by the exons ATGGCTGTCAGGCGACaggatattttctctttcaaagACCCAGAGCTTCCCTGCCACCTGCTTGGCCAACTCAACATCCTGCGGCAGGAGCGCATCCTGACTGACGTCCTGCTCTGCACCGAGCACCAGGAGATCCCCTGCCACAGGAACGTCCTGGTGTCCAGCAGCCCGTACTTCCGTGCCATGTTCTGCAACAACTTCCTGGAGAGCAGCCAGGCCCGCGTGAATCTGAAGGGCATCTCGTCCAGTGTGCTCGTCGGCATTGTGGACTATGTTTACACAGGCTGCGTCGCCATCACCATGGAGATCGTGCTCCCGCTCATGCAGGCAGCCTCCATGCTTCACTACGGAGGTCTCTTTGAGGCCTGCTCCATGTTCCTTCAGGAGCAGCTGAGTCCTGAAAACTGCCTGAGCATGATCCGGCTCTCCGAGATCCTTCACTGTGAGAGTCTGAGGGACAGGGCGAAGGAGATGGCCGTCAGGTGTTTCTCTGATGTAGCTGCCACAGAGGATTTCTGTGAGCTGTCTCTTCCGGAGCTCATGTGCTACCTCGAGGATGACCGTCTTTGTGCTGAAGAGGAGCAGGTGTTTGAGACCCTCCTGGCATGGATTCACCATGACCCATTCTCGCGACGCGGGGCCATTCACGACCTCTTCAAGAAAGTTCGTCTGCGGTACATCCATCCAACCTACCTTTTCCAGTTCATCGCCAACGACCCGCTGGTGCAGTCCTCCACCCTCTGCACAGAGATAATTGAGTCGGTTCGACGCCTCATGCTCACGGCCAGCACTAAGTGTAGCCGTGAACTGAAGCCACTCTGGACCACGCCAAGACGCTACACTTGCAGGGAAACGCTGGTGGTGGTCGGAGGACGGAAAAACAATGAGCAGACTTCACGAGAAGCTCTGCTGTACGACGAAAGGACTCAGCGTTGGCAGTGGTTGGCCAAGCTCCCGCTGCGCCTGTACAAAGCTGCGTACGTGTGCATTCACAGCATCCTGTACGTCCTCGGAGGCCTCAGCCTCTGCATGGCTTCAGGCGACAGCTCAGTCAGTGCTACAGTTTACACACTATCCCTCAAAACTAACCAGTGGAGGACTGCTGAGCCCATGCTGGAGCCACGCTTCGCCCACCAAAGTGTTTCCTATCTGCACTTCATCTTCGTTCTGGGGGGTATCGGGGTTGACAAGCGCATCTCTCAGTCAGTAGAGAGGTACAACAGTATGTTTAATCAGTGGGAGGCCATGGCGCCCATGCCCACAGCTGTGCTTCATCCAGCTGTTGCAGCCAGTGATCAAAGGATCTATGTTTTTGGGGGGGAGGATGCCATGCAAAACCCAGTGCGGCTCATTCAG GTGTATCACATTTCTCGCAACCTTTGGTCCAGGCTGGAGACGAGAACGGTGAAAAATGTTTGTGCTCCAGCTGCTGTTATTGAGGACAAGATTTACATCATAGGAG ggTATACCCGACGAATGATCGCCTACGATACCAAAGCCAACAAATTTGTCAAGTGTGAGAATCTGAAGGAGCGAAGGATGCACCACAGCGCTACAGTGATCAACAACAAGCTCTACGTCACCGGTGGACGCATCCTCAACTGCCACGACGTCATCGAGGACTCAGACTGTTTCGAGTGCTACGACCCAAAAACGGATGTTTGGACCTCCAAAGGTTCTCTGCCATACAAGCTGTTTGACCACGGCTCCCTGCCGCTCGTTTGTGTTTCCAACAGGCCCAACCCACCGTGA